The DNA segment CATCTTCAGAGGCCGAAACCATTACCCTTTTGCGGCGATATGGACCGCCCTTTTCGGTCCGAGTCGTTTCGGCATTGGCAATATTCTCCGCCACTACATCCATCTTTTTCCGCTGCAGCGAAAGCCCGGTTCCGGAAATCTCAATAGAACTGAATATTCCTGACATATATCACCTATTTGCTCTTAATGGCCGTCCGCAGGCCCTCGAATTTCTTTTGAAGCAGGGTGGCGCCGATGCTGTAATAAATTTGATTCGTAGCCAGGTTGGCCATCTCCTTATCGGCATCCACATTATTTATGCCGTTGCCTTCTTTGGCATGATTGACTTTGATTTCGGGCCCACTGTCCCGATTCTGGCCCAGCGGAATATGGGCCGGATTGGTGACCACCCCCTGAATATGTCTTCGATCATCGACCGCCTTCTTTAATTCCCCCTCAAAATTAATGTCCTTGCTCTCATACCCCGGCGTGGAGATATTGGCAATATTGCTGGAAATCAGTTTGTGGCGAACCGATGCCATATCCAGGAATTTCTGCATCAGCGGAATTCCACTCTTTTCAAAAACTGCCTTTTTCAATATATCAGACATACCATTATCCGCTTATCTCCAAAGCAAGGCCAATGCCAAAAGTTTCGTATTGTGTAAGTCGAAGAAAGTCAACACGATACATAATGGCCGAACCGGAATGGGATAGGCGGTCTCGGTAATTAATTCTTGGCCGATAAGAAAATATTTCCGGATTGATTATGGTGTATAGAAATCTGAGGTCGGCTCGCTCTGGGTCATTTCCATGGTCAGTACGACAATATCAACACGGCGGTTGCGGGCGCGATTTTCGTCACTGTTATTTGGCGATATGGGTCGATACTCTCCATAACCCAGAGCTGAAATCTGAGTCGGGCCGATATCGTGATTGTCGGTCAAATAACGGACGACTTCGGTGGCGCGAGCCGAGGAGAGTTCCCAATTAGACGGATAGCGAGATGTCCTGATCGGTTTATTATCGGTATGACCCTCTATGCGAATATGATTCGGCATGCCTTTAATACTCTGCGCCACCATATCAAGAATTTCCCGGGCTTTCGGTTCCAGATCCGCCGAACCCTCTCTGAAAAGAGCCGATTCCATAATATGTATTACCAGCCCTCTTTCACTATTTTCGATATTTACCAGCTTTCCGAAACCGCTTTTATTGAGATTCTTTTGCACTTCCTCCCCGAGCGTCTTCAGATTTCCGATCTGAAGGACTCCCGAGCCGGGCACGACGCCGGGTTGATCACCTTTCCGAATGACCACGGTGCCGCCCTTAAGCGCGCCCGATAGGGCTTCGGCCATGCGGCCGAATTTCTTGGCATCAACTTTGGACATGGAATACATCACAATGAAGAAAGCGAGAAGTAGGGTAATCAAATCGGCGTAGGTCAGAAGCCACCGTTCCAGATTTTCGTGATCGTCGTGTTTCTTGCGGCGAGCCATAGGGGCTTACACCTCGGCCCCGCGTAACCTCGGAGCGATGAAGGAAAGAAGTTTGGTTCGGACCACCCGGGGATTGTCACCCGATTGAATGGAGATGACACCCTCCATGATCAAATCCAAAGTCGCCAGTTCCTCTTCGTGGCGCATTTTCAACTTATCGCTGATCGGCAGATAGCAAAGATTGGCAAGCGCCACACCCCAGAGAGTCGCAATAAAGGCGCCGGCGATTGCTTCCGCCATCCGGTCCGCTTCGCCGGTATTGCTTAAAGTATGAATGAGGCCCAAAACGGTCCCGATAATACCAAGAGTGGGAGAAAATCCCCCCAGTTTTTGAAAAAATAGAATGCCCCGTTTATGGCGATCTTCAATATAGGCGATTTCCGTTTCAAGTATGGTTTTCAGCACCGTAATTTCCGTTCCGTCAATGACCAATTGAATCGCCTTCCTGAAAAACGGGTCTCTTATGCTCTTAAGATTCTCTTCCAGCCCAAGAATTCCTTCGCGGCGGGCCTTCTCCGACATGGTAACGATGGTGTCGATTGTCCGAAGCGGATTGGCCGGTTTGGCCAGAAAGGCCAGACGAAGGTATTTGGGAATGTTCATGATGGTCTTGTATGAAGTGGTCACAATCGATGCGCCGATCGTGCCACCAATGACCAAAAGCATGGCCGGCGGCTGGACGATCATACTCAGCTGGCCCCCTTCCATTATAAATGAAATAAGAACCGCCCCGACTCCCAAAAATAAACCGCCAATGGTTGCTATATCCATATAATTCCCAGTATGCAGGCGCCGCGGCCAAAATTATATGTTTAAAATGGCTGCTTCCGCCCAATCAATAGAGATATCGGCAATTATGATGGTTTATGAACCGATTTCGGAAAGAAAATGCTTAATTTTTGATCAGTCGCTATCTTGAGTCTCGATATTATATTCCGCCAGTTTATTGCGGATGGTTCGGGGAGTTATATCGAGAGCCTCGGCGGCTTTGGTCTTATTGCCGTCAAAACGCTGGAGCGCTTTCAAAATCAGAAATTTCTCGCCTTCGGCCAGTGTCATGTCCGGATTCAGCCCGGCCGCGCCGGCCAATTTTCCCAAAACGAGTTCTTTCGGAAAGTCCTGCTGGGTTAAGACGGCCCCGCGCGTTGTTACCACCGCTCGCTCCATATAATTTTCCAGTTCGCGAACATTTCCGGGCCAGTGATATTTCATGAATAGAGAGAGCACATTCTCATCTATGCCGTCGACCTTTTTGTTGTTTTCGCCATTGTATTTCTCGATGAAATGATTCACCAATAGAGGCAGATCCTCCAGTCTTTCCCGGAGCGGAATAATATGGACCGGGATGACATTAAGTCGATAATACAAATCCTCCCGGAACTTCTTTTCCTCCATGGCGCTCTTTAAATCGCGATTGGAGGTGGCGATTATCCGGACGTCGACCTCGATGGAATTTCCCGACCCGATTCGTTCAAATTCCCTTTCCTGCAAAACCCGCAGTAATTTCGACTGCAGGCCGATCGGCATCTCGGTGATTTCGTCCAACAGCAAAGTACCGGTATGAGCCAATTCAAATCGGCCCTTATGCTGACGCACCGCGCCTGTAAACGACCCCTTTTCATATCCGAATAGTTCGGCTTCAACCAGATTCTCGGGCAAAGCGGCGCAGTTCAACTTTATAAAAGGCTTTTCTCGCCGCGAGGACGCATAATGTATCGCTCTGGCCACCAACTCTTTGCCGGTTCCCGATTCCCCGGTGATTAGAACTGTCGAACGCGCATCAGCCGTCGTTTGTATCAGGTCAAAGATCTGCTTCATTTTATTCGACTTGCCGACAATGTTCTGAAAACGATCCGCCAAATCGTTGCGAAGCATCTGATTTTCGCGCCTTAAACGAATAACTTCCGCCACTCTTTCCACAAGCATCTCAATGGCGTCCGGAGAAACCGGTTTCAAGAGATAATCATAGGCCCCTGATTTCATCGCCGTCACCGCTGTCTCGACCGTTCCAAAGGCGGTAATCATGATGACGACCAGGTCGGGGTGCGAATCTTTGACCTGCTTAAGAAGGGTAAGGCCGTCCATCCCTTTCATCTTAATGTCGGAAATCATTATATCATATTCGCGACTCTCTATTTTCTCCAGCGCCTCTTCCCCCGACATAACCGATTCCACCAGGTACCCGCTTCGGGTCAGGGTTTCGGTAAGGAATTCATTGACCAGCTTGTCATCATCAACGACTAATAAATTCAATTTCATAACCACTACCTCTGAGCACCATTAAGGGTTGGCAGAAATATTGAAAATTTTGTTCCCTGTCCGATTTTCGATTCCACCCGGATTTCGCCTCCGTGCCCCTGGATTATTTTCCAGGCGATGGAGAGCCCCAGCCCAGTTCCATTTTGCTTTGTCGTATAAAACGGAGAAAAGATCCGATCCATATCATTTTCATCAATCCCCGGCCCGTCATCGATTACATCGATTCTTATTAAGGAATTTGAATTTCCCGGCTCCCATTCGTCGCCGAAATCATCCTTCATTTTACCCGGCTCCGTTCGGGAAACCCGGACCGTCACTTGCGAATCCTCACCCGATTCGAAACCGTTCTTTATGAGATTAAAGAGGGCCTGTCGAAACAGGTGCGTATCCAGTTCCACGACGGTTTTATCATGCCCGGCGTCGTCCCACTCTATAAGAGGACGTTTGAGCCCATTTCCGTAATCATTGTCGAAAGATTCCAGAATTTCCGGAAGATACTCTTCGAGGTTCACTCTATTCTTGTGAATTTCCTCGTGGCGTGCAAAATCCAAAAGAGTCTCAATGATCTTATTAATGTTGGCAACACCGGCGACCACCTTATCCGCCATGGCCTTCTTCTCTGAATCACCGGAAAGATCGCGGGATAAAAGAGCCGCAAAACCGCCGATCCCCCCCAGCGGATTACGAATTTCATGCGCAATTGTCGCGGCCATCTCTCCTAATGAGGCCAGAACCTTCATTCGCGAAAATTGCTCTTCCATGTTTTTGAGCCGGGTGATGTCGTGGAATAATTCTACCACGCCTATTATCTCCCCCTTGCGATTGGTCAAAGGTGCGGTGGAAACAGTCAGGGTTCGTTTCCGTCCGTCAAGGCCGATGATGGTTTTTTCCACCTCGTCGATAAGGCAGCCTGTTTGCAGCGTTTCCCGTACGGCACTGTCATTCCCTTTCACGGCCCGCATCAAACTCGAATAATCCGATATGGGGTATTTTTCCGATTCCTCCGCAATCCCCAAAATTCTCTTCGCCGCCGGATTGAGATTTGTGATTCGGCCCGCCTTGTCCACAGCTACCACCCCGGAAGTCAGGGCGATCAATATATTGTTCAAAAGCTCCGATACGGCCTGATTTTCGGAAGCGACCGCCTGAAGGGCGCGGTTGACCGCTTGAAGTTCCTCGCTTTGACGGACATAGATTTCTTTGAGAGAAAGGTATTGCCGCTGGATTTTATTGACGATTTTACTGAACGAGGAATAGGCCTCCGTAAATTGGCTGACCTCCTCGGCCATTTTAAGGTCGATCACCTCGCTATCATCCATGACTTTTCTCCCCAACCATTACCTGCTCAAATTATCAAAATCGTCGCGAATGGCAACAAAAAACTGATGAGAAAAAGATGAGTAACTATGAAAACGTTATTCTGTAATTTACAGGGAAATCTGCTCGGCCTGTGCAGCCGAAGCCGGGACCGGCCTTTTTTCGACCAGTCCTTCAATGACCTTATATAATTTGTTAATGTTGAACGGTTTTACGAAATAGTCATCCACTTTGAGCCGCAACCCTTCTACTGCGTTTTCCACGCTGGGAAAGGCCGTCATCAGGACAACCGGCAAGGAGGGATAAATGCTTCGCAATTTGGAGGCCAAGGCGAGACCATCCATTTCGGACATTTTTATATCGAGTAAGGCGATATCGTAATTGCGGCTCCGAAGCGCTTCCAGGCATTTGTCGGCCGATTCATAGACCGAAACCTGCCAGTTTCTTTCGGAAAAAAAATCATAGAGCAGGTCACGAATCAATAATTCATCATCAACGATTACGATGCTTTTCTTGTTCATTTCGGCCCCTGATGTCCCTATTATCCGGTGTCCCTGATATTAATTGGGAACTACCGCCTGGTAGGAGTGCATCGCATCTTCTTCCGTAGGAAAGATTTCAAAAATATGCGAAAGCTGGGTTATATCAAAGATCTCCCTGACATAATCGGCCATATCGGAAAGCGTCAGGCGCCCGCGATGAATCCGAACTTCTTTCATAATGGAAACCAGCGCCCCCAGTCCGGAACTGTTGACAAATTCGACGTTTTTCAAATTGAGATGAATAGACGTCTTTCCTGTAATAAGGATACTCTTGACTTCATCTTTCAATCGATTGCCGTTATTCAGATCCATCCGCCCGGAAAGATTAATGATAATCACGTTCCCGGCGTCAGTTCTCTGTATATCCATTTGACCCTCCAAATAGGACTTATTATTCTTGTCATTTTCATCGGCTTTTCGCAGGAACTTTAAGGAAATTACCATCCCTTCCCCCTGTTCCTTGCGGACAAATCTTATTTCATCTGCCATGGTCCGCATCAGACCGACCCCTCGTCCGCCTTCGGAGAGCAGGTCGAGAGCGGCTTGGCCCGGTTCCGCGGCGACAAAACCCTTTCCCTCGTCAATTATATCGGCATAGATTTCCTTATTATTAATCGCCAGCCGCAATTCAATTGACTTCGCGGGATTGAGTTCGTTGCCGTGAATCAGGGCGTTTGTAAAGGCCTCGGAAATTGCAACCATAATGGTGTTGATTTTCCGTCGGTCGAGCCCGGTTTCGGATAGAATTTTCCGAACATCTTCATACATGCGCCCTTCGGATTCCATCTCCGAACTATATGTGAAATGATACCTTTTCATGCTCTCTCCGGGATAATCTTGATTTCCAGGAGTGTAAAATCATCAAAAGTGTCGGCATCGGCACCTTCTCGAAACCGATCCACCCACTCCTTTACCCTCTCACAGAAACGGCCCGGCGGCAGCCCTTTTTCCGTGAGAAAGACTTCTTTCACCCGGCTAAGACCAAACAGGTTGTTGCGGTTATCGGCCGCCTCGGTCAAGCCGTCGGTAAAGGCGAACAGAGCGTCGCCCGGCTTAATATCTTCAACACCTTCGGCATATGAAATCCCAGGAAATTGACCTACGAAAGTCCCGCCCAGCCGGAGTTCCCGGATTTCACGCTTGTCGGCGTCCCAAAACAGAGGGGGCAGATGCCCGGCGTTGCAGTAAGTAATTTTGTTGCGGCCAAGGTCAAAATGAGCGATAAATAGAGTCACAAACATATCCCGATTTTTGATAACCCGATCGCAAAGAATATCGTTGAGACTGCCCATAAGGAGTGATGGATTAATTTCCGGTGACCAGGTCACTTGCGATCTTATTATGGCGGCGGTCGCCGACATGACCATCGCCGCCGGGATTCCTTTGTTGGAAACATCGCCAATTACCACAAAAAACTCGGAATCGCTCATTTTAAGGATATCATAGTAATCCCCTCCGACTTCCCGAGCCGGGCAATAAGTCATCCCCAAATTGATCCCGGCTATCTTAATCTCGCTGTCCGGCAATATTGTCTCCTGAACCTGTCTGGCCACCACCAGTTCCTGCTGAATTTTCTGCCGTTCCAGCGATTCCTTCAGAAGCAAGGAGTTTTCTATCGCTACGGCGGCATAGTTCACCAGAATTTCCAGATTCTCCTTATCTTCTTCCCCGAAGACCTGCCCCGTAGTCTTATTAATAATGATGATGACACCATGACATCTGGCCCGAGCCTTGATCGGCAGGGCAACAATAGAATTAATCATGGCGCCGTATTCAGGGACTTTTTCAAAAGTATCGGACACGATTCCGGCCTGACGACGGAAGCAATATCCGGCCACATCTTCCCCGTCTCTGTATATGATATTTTTTGTAAGAGTGTCGTCTACACCCCAATTAATTTTGGTCACCAGTTCCCCATCGACATTTAATTGAATGAGCCCGACTTCTCCTTCAACCGTGCGAATGGCCATTTCCATCACCACGGACAGGATTGTTTCAATATCAAGAATTGAGGTAATTAAGGCCCCCATGGTGGCCAGGTCCCGCAATTTTAGCCGGGTCTCCTGAAGCCGGTTTTCAAGTTCGAAAATTTGATTGGCCGGAGAAATAGTATCCAATTCCATAGTCTCATAATCGGCAGTCCGGGATGCAACTTGATATTTGGGAAACAAGCATGTCGCCCCGACGCCAAACATGGCTCATTCAATTTTATGGTAGAACTTTGCACATCGGGATGGTGCAGTTTGCAGGGTGCCATGATTGTCTGGACACCCGGATTCTTGAAATTGACAGCGACCCATTGCCAAAAAAATATTTTTCTTGGGCGCCTTCGGCCCTTTCAATGCCTGTGGCGCGAAATTCCCCGGAGATCCGGATTCAGTTGCCGTTGAGACGATTGAGGCATTACAAATTAATCTTCGTATGTTATTTCTATGCAATGACATCGGGTCTCGAAAGGAACGGATATAAGATTAACCCACTATTTTAAACGGGGGTATTGAATCAATGGATTATCCTGTTTACCCAAATCATCTTTTGCCGGAGAAAAATCGGCATTTCTTTTGCCAATATCCTGCATAGAAGTTTAAATTTAATGATTCACTCATGAGGCGCATATGAAGAAAACCTTGTTGCTACCCCTGCTTGCGGTCTTCATTATTAGTGGTTCGGCCTTTGCGGTTCCCGATTTGCAGCTCTTTATTGCCGGGGCGACCTATGATAATGTGACCGACACCTGGGTCACTCATTCCAGCACCTTCGACCTGTATGTCATTGGAGCCAATCAGGTTATGTCAAATGTTCAGGTAAGCATGGCGCTTAATCTGGATCAATCGGTTGACCCGAACGGGACCGCTTCGATTGGCGTAAATGGAACCCTTTATGACAGCTGGATCTATGGAACACCCAATTTCCTGCCTACCCACGATATTTTCCCGGCCTGGTATACGACCTTCAACGCCGGCAATTTCGGCTTTATTGGCCGTGTGGGTGATGTCGCTCCTCCGTACAATTATGATCCTTCCGCCATGGGTTATCTCTCCACAGGAAATGCCTGGGGGCAATATAAAAGATATTCGATTTCTCTTTCCGGAATCGATTATACTCATTTTGACAGTTACTTTTATTACAATAACTCCTTTGGCTCGAGCGGGCACACCAAAATAAAATTCGCTCCGTTTTCACACGACGCCGAATCCAGTAATAATGTTGTCCCCGAACCGACAACTTTGGCTCTTTTTGGAATAGGCACGCTTGGAATGGGACTCGTGCGTAAATTCAGAAAATAGGCTTATTGCCAAATTGAAAAGGGAGACTCTCAATCTCCCTTTTTTGTTGCCTTCAGGGAAATGACAAATTTGAGCACATTATTTCACGCACAAATATGCAAATTCGATGATTATGCGGAATGGCGATCTCGAAAAATCAAGACGATCGTTTTAGACAGCCTTCTGTAACAGAGATAACTTATTGATTATTGGTCATTTACTGCCACCGGGAGTTGTGGACTGAGACGATTTCCATAATTCCCTCAAAGGGCATATTATTTGCCAATATATTTTTCAGTAAGAAATAATTTTAAGCAACGGTGAAAATAAAATGAAAAAGAGTTTGGTCTTGTGTGGTTTGTTTGTGGTATTGATGGCCAGCTCGATTTATGCCCTGCCCTATAGTCAACTTACGGTTCATATGAATCGCTACAGTTCGGGCACGGAATCCAGTACCTTTGGAGCCCGCTCGCAATTCGATAAAGGCATAATGCCGGGCACTATGGAGCATAATCGCTATCAGGTGATACCTCAATCATACCCCAGTCAAATCCCGACTGAAACCAAAAATGTGGTCCCGGAACCCGGAACGATGATACTTTTGGGATTGGGCATTTTTGGTCTGGGATTGAAAAAGAGATTCGAAAAATAACCCTATCGACCGCGATATATCCCTTATGCCTTTCCCCATCACCCCACTGCGGCCTGGCAAATAATCCTTTATTTCTTCCTGACTTTAATCCTCAGTGGGGCTCCCTCAAATCCGAATTTCAGCCGTAATTGATTTTCAATGTACCTCAGATAACTCCGCTGGAGCAAAGTCGGATAATTACAGAAGAATAAAAAAGTCGGGGGACAGGTTTCGGTCTGCGTCACATAATAGAACTTGATATATTTGCCGCGTGCCGCCGCCGGCGGCTGCTTGTTCACGGCTTCTTCGAGAAAATCATTTAATTCCGAAGTGGATAGAGTCCGGTTCCAATTTTCGTAAACCAGATCAATAATCTCAATCGTTTTTGCCACCCGCTGCCCGGTCAGACTGGAAATATAAACAATCGGAATAAAATCGAATGTCCGCGCCAGTTCCTTAATCCGGGCGGAATATTGATCCGCCGTCCGGCCGTCTTTTTCTACCAGATCCCATTTATTCACCGCGATCACCAGGCCCCGTCGCGCCTCGACCGCGTCTTCGATAACTTTCATATCCTGTACTGTAAGGCCCTCAATGGCATCGATCAGGATGACGGCCACGTGGCTGTTCTCTATGGCGCGGATCGTTCTCAAAGTCGTAAAATACTCAATGTCTTCGGTCACCNTCGCTTTTCTCCTCAAGCCGGCGGTGTCGATCAACGTNTATTTCTTTCCGTTAATTTCAAAAGGGGTATCGACGGCATCGCGGGTGGTTCCGGGAACACTCGAGACTATTACCCGCTCCTGACCGATTAATTTATTTATGAAGGACGATTTACCCACATTGGGCCGCCCGATGACCGCAATGCGAATCGATTCATCGATTGGAGTCGAATCATCCGAGGGAGGCAAAAGTTCAACAATTCGATCCAGCACATCGCCCACTCCGCGGCCGGTTGTCGCCGACACCGCCAGGGGCTCGCCCAGACCGATTCGTTCAAACTGAAAGCGCTCCTGTTCTAGAAACTCATTATCGGCCTTGTTGGTCAGAAGCAATATGCTCTTGCCCGACGACATCAGGGTTCGGCCGATTTTTTCATCGATATCATTCGGGCCGGTCTGGCTGTCGACCACCAGTAGAATTAAATCGGCCTCGGCAATCGCCGCCTCGGACTGTTCCAGAACCGTTCTTTCCATGCTTTTCTTCGTCCCGGGAACCATCCCCCCGGTATCGACCAAATAGAAATTCCGCCCTGACCAATCGCACAAGGCGTAATTGCGGTCCCGCGTACTGCCCGATTCATCATCAACGATTGCCGTTCGCCTTTTGAGGAACCGGTTGAAAAGTGACGATTTCCCCACATTGGGGCGCCCAATTATGGCAACCAGGGGTGTTTTCATGACCAGGCCTCTTTCAAAGTATCAATCATGCTATAATGCCCTTTTATGATATGGCATCGGGTCGAATCTCTTAATTCATCGAATGAAATATTGTCAAGGAAGAGGTTGTCGCCATTAAGGCAATTGGGCGGAAGCATGAATAAGTCATAGTGACCCCGATGCGATTTGATAGCCGCTTTCAGATCCTGCCCCGTCAAAAGGCCGCTCACCGTGACAGTCTCCCCCCAGAATCTATTTTCTACAGGTAATATGTCTATTTTCTGATACAGATTTTTTTTCAGATAAGCAATGATATGACGTTTTAGAATATCATGGGCGGATGTCCCTGTCAAAATGACGGCCCGGATAGATTTATCGGGCGGCGTCAGGGATTTTTTCCTTCGATTAAAATCGATTAACAGCGACCGGATCATGCCGATTCCATTCTCAAATTGCGACATCTCTTCATATTCTGAAATCTTAGGTATATTCGTGTCCGACAAAATATAAAACTCATCCGCGGCAAAGACAAATCGGCTCCCCAGTTCGGTCAAATATTTCTTTTGCTTTTTATGCAAAAAATGCAAAAGTTCAGAGGCCGTTTCACGATTATAGGGCACCAATTTGGGTAGCCGTTCACGATAGCGGGTCAGCCCGACCGGGACAATCCCTAAAGTCTTCACGCCGGGATAGAGTCGGGCCAGGTCATCCATGGTCTTTTCCAGGTGTTCCCCGTCGTTAATCCCGGGACAGATCAC comes from the Candidatus Zixiibacteriota bacterium genome and includes:
- a CDS encoding OmpA/MotB domain protein; its protein translation is MARRKKHDDHENLERWLLTYADLITLLLAFFIVMYSMSKVDAKKFGRMAEALSGALKGGTVVIRKGDQPGVVPGSGVLQIGNLKTLGEEVQKNLNKSGFGKLVNIENSERGLVIHIMESALFREGSADLEPKAREILDMVAQSIKGMPNHIRIEGHTDNKPIRTSRYPSNWELSSARATEVVRYLTDNHDIGPTQISALGYGEYRPISPNNSDENRARNRRVDIVVLTMEMTQSEPTSDFYTP
- a CDS encoding hypothetical protein (Evidence 5 : Unknown function), translated to MKRYHFTYSSEMESEGRMYEDVRKILSETGLDRRKINTIMVAISEAFTNALIHGNELNPAKSIELRLAINNKEIYADIIDEGKGFVAAEPGQAALDLLSEGGRGVGLMRTMADEIRFVRKEQGEGMVISLKFLRKADENDKNNKSYLEGQMDIQRTDAGNVIIINLSGRMDLNNGNRLKDEVKSILITGKTSIHLNLKNVEFVNSSGLGALVSIMKEVRIHRGRLTLSDMADYVREIFDITQLSHIFEIFPTEEDAMHSYQAVVPN
- a CDS encoding putative Phosphoserine phosphatase (Evidence 3 : Putative function from multiple computational evidences; Product type e : enzyme), with protein sequence MFGVGATCLFPKYQVASRTADYETMELDTISPANQIFELENRLQETRLKLRDLATMGALITSILDIETILSVVMEMAIRTVEGEVGLIQLNVDGELVTKINWGVDDTLTKNIIYRDGEDVAGYCFRRQAGIVSDTFEKVPEYGAMINSIVALPIKARARCHGVIIIINKTTGQVFGEEDKENLEILVNYAAVAIENSLLLKESLERQKIQQELVVARQVQETILPDSEIKIAGINLGMTYCPAREVGGDYYDILKMSDSEFFVVIGDVSNKGIPAAMVMSATAAIIRSQVTWSPEINPSLLMGSLNDILCDRVIKNRDMFVTLFIAHFDLGRNKITYCNAGHLPPLFWDADKREIRELRLGGTFVGQFPGISYAEGVEDIKPGDALFAFTDGLTEAADNRNNLFGLSRVKEVFLTEKGLPPGRFCERVKEWVDRFREGADADTFDDFTLLEIKIIPERA
- the der gene encoding GTPase Der, with product MKTPLVAIIGRPNVGKSSLFNRFLKRRTAIVDDESGSTRDRNYALCDWSGRNFYLVDTGGMVPGTKKSMERTVLEQSEAAIAEADLILLVVDSQTGPNDIDEKIGRTLMSSGKSILLLTNKADNEFLEQERFQFERIGLGEPLAVSATTGRGVGDVLDRIVELLPPSDDSTPIDESIRIAVIGRPNVGKSSFINKLIGQERVIVSSVPGTTRDAVDTPFEINGKKXTLIDTAGLRRKAXVTEDIEYFTTLRTIRAIENSHVAVILIDAIEGLTVQDMKVIEDAVEARRGLVIAVNKWDLVEKDGRTADQYSARIKELARTFDFIPIVYISSLTGQRVAKTIEIIDLVYENWNRTLSTSELNDFLEEAVNKQPPAAARGKYIKFYYVTQTETCPPTFLFFCNYPTLLQRSYLRYIENQLRLKFGFEGAPLRIKVRKK
- a CDS encoding Flagellar basal body rod protein FlgB, with translation MSDILKKAVFEKSGIPLMQKFLDMASVRHKLISSNIANISTPGYESKDINFEGELKKAVDDRRHIQGVVTNPAHIPLGQNRDSGPEIKVNHAKEGNGINNVDADKEMANLATNQIYYSIGATLLQKKFEGLRTAIKSK
- a CDS encoding conserved hypothetical protein (Evidence 4 : Unknown function but conserved in other organisms) yields the protein MNKKSIVIVDDELLIRDLLYDFFSERNWQVSVYESADKCLEALRSRNYDIALLDIKMSEMDGLALASKLRSIYPSLPVVLMTAFPSVENAVEGLRLKVDDYFVKPFNINKLYKVIEGLVEKRPVPASAAQAEQISL
- a CDS encoding exported hypothetical protein (Evidence 5 : Unknown function), with the translated sequence MKKSLVLCGLFVVLMASSIYALPYSQLTVHMNRYSSGTESSTFGARSQFDKGIMPGTMEHNRYQVIPQSYPSQIPTETKNVVPEPGTMILLGLGIFGLGLKKRFEK
- a CDS encoding putative Histidine kinase protein (Evidence 3 : Putative function from multiple computational evidences), coding for MDDSEVIDLKMAEEVSQFTEAYSSFSKIVNKIQRQYLSLKEIYVRQSEELQAVNRALQAVASENQAVSELLNNILIALTSGVVAVDKAGRITNLNPAAKRILGIAEESEKYPISDYSSLMRAVKGNDSAVRETLQTGCLIDEVEKTIIGLDGRKRTLTVSTAPLTNRKGEIIGVVELFHDITRLKNMEEQFSRMKVLASLGEMAATIAHEIRNPLGGIGGFAALLSRDLSGDSEKKAMADKVVAGVANINKIIETLLDFARHEEIHKNRVNLEEYLPEILESFDNDYGNGLKRPLIEWDDAGHDKTVVELDTHLFRQALFNLIKNGFESGEDSQVTVRVSRTEPGKMKDDFGDEWEPGNSNSLIRIDVIDDGPGIDENDMDRIFSPFYTTKQNGTGLGLSIAWKIIQGHGGEIRVESKIGQGTKFSIFLPTLNGAQR
- a CDS encoding conserved exported hypothetical protein (Evidence 4 : Unknown function but conserved in other organisms), with the protein product MKKTLLLPLLAVFIISGSAFAVPDLQLFIAGATYDNVTDTWVTHSSTFDLYVIGANQVMSNVQVSMALNLDQSVDPNGTASIGVNGTLYDSWIYGTPNFLPTHDIFPAWYTTFNAGNFGFIGRVGDVAPPYNYDPSAMGYLSTGNAWGQYKRYSISLSGIDYTHFDSYFYYNNSFGSSGHTKIKFAPFSHDAESSNNVVPEPTTLALFGIGTLGMGLVRKFRK
- a CDS encoding MotA/TolQ/ExbB proton channel, with the translated sequence MDIATIGGLFLGVGAVLISFIMEGGQLSMIVQPPAMLLVIGGTIGASIVTTSYKTIMNIPKYLRLAFLAKPANPLRTIDTIVTMSEKARREGILGLEENLKSIRDPFFRKAIQLVIDGTEITVLKTILETEIAYIEDRHKRGILFFQKLGGFSPTLGIIGTVLGLIHTLSNTGEADRMAEAIAGAFIATLWGVALANLCYLPISDKLKMRHEEELATLDLIMEGVISIQSGDNPRVVRTKLLSFIAPRLRGAEV
- the atoC gene encoding Acetoacetate metabolism regulatory protein AtoC, which gives rise to MKLNLLVVDDDKLVNEFLTETLTRSGYLVESVMSGEEALEKIESREYDIMISDIKMKGMDGLTLLKQVKDSHPDLVVIMITAFGTVETAVTAMKSGAYDYLLKPVSPDAIEMLVERVAEVIRLRRENQMLRNDLADRFQNIVGKSNKMKQIFDLIQTTADARSTVLITGESGTGKELVARAIHYASSRREKPFIKLNCAALPENLVEAELFGYEKGSFTGAVRQHKGRFELAHTGTLLLDEITEMPIGLQSKLLRVLQEREFERIGSGNSIEVDVRIIATSNRDLKSAMEEKKFREDLYYRLNVIPVHIIPLRERLEDLPLLVNHFIEKYNGENNKKVDGIDENVLSLFMKYHWPGNVRELENYMERAVVTTRGAVLTQQDFPKELVLGKLAGAAGLNPDMTLAEGEKFLILKALQRFDGNKTKAAEALDITPRTIRNKLAEYNIETQDSD